Proteins from a genomic interval of Chryseobacterium indologenes:
- a CDS encoding hydroxymethylglutaryl-CoA lyase, whose translation MFLTECPRDAMQGWGEFIPTDKKIDYINSLMDVGFDVLDCLSFVSPRAIPQMADSDEVAEHIDKSRSKTKVSAIIGNYRGAEKALKHQSVDILGFPFSISETFQHRNTNKSQEEAFDEIIKMLELVKSEGKQLNLYFSMAFGNPYGEMWKWEDVDHWAQRFSEVGIKDILLSDTTGVATPETISLLFEKIPSKYPEINFGGHFHNRYEDSYSKLKAAYDQGCRRFDSAIKGIGGCPMAKDDLVGNMPTEQVINFMSLEKADHKLNLLNFESSYNKAKDIFHF comes from the coding sequence ATGTTTCTTACAGAATGTCCTAGAGATGCCATGCAGGGCTGGGGAGAGTTTATCCCTACTGATAAAAAAATAGATTATATCAACTCCTTAATGGATGTTGGCTTTGACGTGTTGGATTGCCTGAGTTTTGTTTCTCCAAGAGCAATTCCGCAGATGGCTGATTCTGATGAGGTGGCTGAACATATTGATAAATCGCGTTCTAAGACTAAGGTTTCTGCCATTATCGGAAACTACAGAGGTGCAGAAAAAGCTTTGAAACACCAGTCAGTGGATATTCTTGGGTTTCCGTTCTCGATTTCTGAGACTTTTCAGCACAGAAATACCAACAAGAGCCAGGAAGAAGCTTTTGATGAAATTATCAAAATGCTGGAACTGGTAAAAAGCGAAGGAAAACAGCTGAATCTTTATTTTTCAATGGCATTCGGGAATCCGTATGGCGAAATGTGGAAATGGGAAGATGTAGACCATTGGGCACAGAGATTCTCAGAAGTAGGGATCAAAGATATTCTGCTTTCTGATACAACAGGCGTAGCAACTCCTGAAACAATCAGTCTTTTATTTGAAAAAATTCCTTCAAAATATCCTGAAATCAACTTTGGCGGGCATTTTCATAACCGTTACGAAGATTCTTATTCTAAACTGAAGGCAGCTTATGATCAGGGCTGCAGAAGATTCGACAGTGCTATCAAAGGAATCGGAGGATGCCCTATGGCCAAGGATGATCTGGTAGGAAATATGCCTACAGAACAGGTCATCAACTTTATGAGTCTTGAAAAAGCAGACCATAAGCTGAACCTGTTAAACTTTGAAAGCTCTTATAATAAAGCGAAGGATATTTTCCATTTTTAA
- a CDS encoding SUF system Fe-S cluster assembly protein, producing the protein MKFTDDQIADIGEEIISVLKTVYDPEIPVDIYELGLIYDVQISDDADVKIIMTLTTPNCPVAETLPQEVKDKVAEVEHVKSVDLELTFEPSWNKDMMSEEAKFELGML; encoded by the coding sequence ATGAAATTTACAGACGATCAAATTGCTGACATTGGTGAGGAAATCATCAGCGTACTAAAAACCGTATACGACCCCGAAATTCCGGTAGACATCTACGAACTGGGGCTGATTTATGACGTACAGATCTCCGATGATGCCGATGTAAAAATTATAATGACCCTTACTACCCCAAACTGTCCTGTTGCTGAAACCCTTCCACAAGAGGTAAAAGATAAGGTAGCGGAAGTAGAGCATGTAAAAAGTGTTGATTTGGAGCTTACTTTCGAACCGAGCTGGAATAAGGATATGATGAGTGAAGAAGCCAAGTTTGAATTGGGAATGCTTTAA